In the Corythoichthys intestinalis isolate RoL2023-P3 chromosome 12, ASM3026506v1, whole genome shotgun sequence genome, one interval contains:
- the LOC130927258 gene encoding TRAF3-interacting protein 1-like isoform X1, with amino-acid sequence MATINNLIIKKTQSTLGKVIKKPALTEKLLSKPPFRYLHDIFTEVIRTTGFMKGLYRENELKSECIKDKEMKMAFLQKAIDVVVLVSGEPLSVRPAQIVAGHEPEKTNELLQAIAKCCLNKMSSKEAVKAITAGEKLEVKAKERTFKAQDKENLEGRECHTDKPEKRLIEHTECRSERDHDPPREQERQRREPEREHRRDRERSAKNRHREQDNPKDGDQEDKSHERDKEKDDAQSIEKEKSQEKESHKTREKEREKAKGGERERHKSSLSWTTSPTRNSQSSAARGQRRKNTIGDESDCEGDSSFVFTDHQQTQSLPNKEGGDTAGSSLPPEAPPSRNSRPSSARQGPPRVKKQESFTEVVPADRLSSVKSSVIRDGKKLSDDEDEEDEQFLVAEAAPEPADTQEKEAAQDLNSEEKHGGLVKKILETKKDYEGSPSSSKSKEKSEESRKQDQDLVTREIERLRASIQSVCQSALPLGKIMDYVQEDIDAMQAELQSWRKENKEHAQALMQEQKATDLAVEPLKAELGELDQQMKDYQDKICAVQSNILMNEENIQKKLAAIISPRS; translated from the exons GTCATCAGGACCACAGGTTTTATGAAAGGCTTGTACAGAGAGAATGAATTGAAGTCTGAATGCATAAAG GACAAAGAGATGAAGATGGCCTTCCTTCAGAAAGCAATAGATGTTGTGGTACTGGTGAGCGGAGAGCCACTCTCTGTGAGGCCAGCGCAAATCGTTGCCGGTCACGAGCCCGAGAAGACCAACGAGCTTCTGCAGGCTATTGCCAAGTGTTGCCTTAACAAA ATGTCCAGTAAGGAGGCCGTGAAGGCAATAACTGCAGGAGAGAAGCTGGAAGTGAAGGCAAAGGAGAGAACATTCAAGGCACAAGACAAGGAAAATCTCGAAGGACGTGAATGTCACACAGACAAGCCG GAGAAAAGACTGATAGAACACACCGAGTGCAGGTCAGAGAGGGACCATGACCCGCCTCGAGAGCAGGAGAGGCAACGTCGAGAGCCCGAGAGGGAACACCGCCGTGACAGGGAGCGTTCCGCCAAGAACCGCCACCGGGAACAGGACAACCCTAAGGATGGCGACCAAGAAGACAAGAGTCATGAGCGAGACAAGGAGAAAGATGACGCACAAAGCATCGAGAAGGAGAAAAGTCAAGAGAAGGAAAGCCACAAGACAAGAGAGAAAGAACGGGAAAAAGCCAAAGGTGGAGAAAGAGAGAGACACAAGTCTTCACTGTCATGGACCACTAGTCCCACAAGAAACAGCCAGTCTTCCGCTGCCAGAGGGCAAAGACGAAAAAACACTATTGGAG ATGAATCAGACTGTGAAGGCG ACTCGTCGTTCGTTTTCACAGACCATCAGCAGACGCAAAGTCTTCCAAACAAGGAAGGCGGAGATACCGCCGGTTCCTCGCTTCCCCCTGAAGCGCCACCCAG CCGAAATTCGCGGCCCAGCAGTGCTCGCCAGGGTCCTCCACGAGTCAAGAAACAGGAGAGCTTCACTGAAGTGGTTCCAGCTGATAG GCTTTCTAGTGTCAAGTCATCAGTTATCCGAGATGGCAAAAAGCTTTCAGACGATGAGGACGAGGAAGACGAGCAGTTTCTGGTAGCGGAAGCGGCCCCCGAACCTGCAGATACGCAGGAAAAG GAAGCTGCACAAGACCTCAACAGTGAAGAAAAACATG GTGGACTCGTGAAAAAGATCCTCGAAACCAAAAAAGACTACGAGGGTTCACCATCCTCGAGTAAATCCAAAGAG AAGTCTGAGGAATCTCGAAAGCAGGATCAGGATCTGGTCACGCGGGAGATTGAGCGTCTGCGTGCATCCATCCAGTCTGTATGTCAGAGCGCGCTACCTTTGGGTAAGATCATGGACTACGTGCAGGAGGACATCGACGCCATGCAAGCGGAGCTGCAAAGCTGGCGGAAGGAGAACAAGGAACATGCGCAGGCTTTGATGCAAGAGCAGAA AGCGACAGACCTAGCAGTTGAACCTCTCAAGGCAGAACTGGGCGAGCTGGACCAGCAAATGAAAGATTACCAAGACAAAATTTGTGCTGTGCAGTCTAATATACTAATGAACGAGGAGAACATCCAGAAAAAGTTGGCTGCCATCATCTCTCCCAGATCCTGA
- the LOC130927258 gene encoding TRAF3-interacting protein 1-like isoform X2: MATINNLIIKKTQSTLGKVIKKPALTEKLLSKPPFRYLHDIFTEVIRTTGFMKGLYRENELKSECIKDKEMKMAFLQKAIDVVVLVSGEPLSVRPAQIVAGHEPEKTNELLQAIAKCCLNKMSSKEAVKAITAGEKLEVKAKERTFKAQDKENLEGRECHTDKPEKRLIEHTECRSERDHDPPREQERQRREPEREHRRDRERSAKNRHREQDNPKDGDQEDKSHERDKEKDDAQSIEKEKSQEKESHKTREKEREKAKGGERERHKSSLSWTTSPTRNSQSSAARGQRRKNTIGDESDCEGDHQQTQSLPNKEGGDTAGSSLPPEAPPSRNSRPSSARQGPPRVKKQESFTEVVPADRLSSVKSSVIRDGKKLSDDEDEEDEQFLVAEAAPEPADTQEKEAAQDLNSEEKHGGLVKKILETKKDYEGSPSSSKSKEKSEESRKQDQDLVTREIERLRASIQSVCQSALPLGKIMDYVQEDIDAMQAELQSWRKENKEHAQALMQEQKATDLAVEPLKAELGELDQQMKDYQDKICAVQSNILMNEENIQKKLAAIISPRS, encoded by the exons GTCATCAGGACCACAGGTTTTATGAAAGGCTTGTACAGAGAGAATGAATTGAAGTCTGAATGCATAAAG GACAAAGAGATGAAGATGGCCTTCCTTCAGAAAGCAATAGATGTTGTGGTACTGGTGAGCGGAGAGCCACTCTCTGTGAGGCCAGCGCAAATCGTTGCCGGTCACGAGCCCGAGAAGACCAACGAGCTTCTGCAGGCTATTGCCAAGTGTTGCCTTAACAAA ATGTCCAGTAAGGAGGCCGTGAAGGCAATAACTGCAGGAGAGAAGCTGGAAGTGAAGGCAAAGGAGAGAACATTCAAGGCACAAGACAAGGAAAATCTCGAAGGACGTGAATGTCACACAGACAAGCCG GAGAAAAGACTGATAGAACACACCGAGTGCAGGTCAGAGAGGGACCATGACCCGCCTCGAGAGCAGGAGAGGCAACGTCGAGAGCCCGAGAGGGAACACCGCCGTGACAGGGAGCGTTCCGCCAAGAACCGCCACCGGGAACAGGACAACCCTAAGGATGGCGACCAAGAAGACAAGAGTCATGAGCGAGACAAGGAGAAAGATGACGCACAAAGCATCGAGAAGGAGAAAAGTCAAGAGAAGGAAAGCCACAAGACAAGAGAGAAAGAACGGGAAAAAGCCAAAGGTGGAGAAAGAGAGAGACACAAGTCTTCACTGTCATGGACCACTAGTCCCACAAGAAACAGCCAGTCTTCCGCTGCCAGAGGGCAAAGACGAAAAAACACTATTGGAG ATGAATCAGACTGTGAAGGCG ACCATCAGCAGACGCAAAGTCTTCCAAACAAGGAAGGCGGAGATACCGCCGGTTCCTCGCTTCCCCCTGAAGCGCCACCCAG CCGAAATTCGCGGCCCAGCAGTGCTCGCCAGGGTCCTCCACGAGTCAAGAAACAGGAGAGCTTCACTGAAGTGGTTCCAGCTGATAG GCTTTCTAGTGTCAAGTCATCAGTTATCCGAGATGGCAAAAAGCTTTCAGACGATGAGGACGAGGAAGACGAGCAGTTTCTGGTAGCGGAAGCGGCCCCCGAACCTGCAGATACGCAGGAAAAG GAAGCTGCACAAGACCTCAACAGTGAAGAAAAACATG GTGGACTCGTGAAAAAGATCCTCGAAACCAAAAAAGACTACGAGGGTTCACCATCCTCGAGTAAATCCAAAGAG AAGTCTGAGGAATCTCGAAAGCAGGATCAGGATCTGGTCACGCGGGAGATTGAGCGTCTGCGTGCATCCATCCAGTCTGTATGTCAGAGCGCGCTACCTTTGGGTAAGATCATGGACTACGTGCAGGAGGACATCGACGCCATGCAAGCGGAGCTGCAAAGCTGGCGGAAGGAGAACAAGGAACATGCGCAGGCTTTGATGCAAGAGCAGAA AGCGACAGACCTAGCAGTTGAACCTCTCAAGGCAGAACTGGGCGAGCTGGACCAGCAAATGAAAGATTACCAAGACAAAATTTGTGCTGTGCAGTCTAATATACTAATGAACGAGGAGAACATCCAGAAAAAGTTGGCTGCCATCATCTCTCCCAGATCCTGA